In a single window of the Callithrix jacchus isolate 240 chromosome 1, calJac240_pri, whole genome shotgun sequence genome:
- the LOC118147130 gene encoding uncharacterized protein LOC118147130 isoform X2 gives MALAVGACEGSSRIFLVTHEATVNTFAMSLLHVLDDFWRLEDPVEGELLGQRERRLQENICSETSLQDLGVTSSKPCLGFCFPGMGLEKAEEIGLGSLELWGYEGALAAGTHSSRKPSLTTPGWVITSLCYA, from the exons ATGGCTCTGGCCGTTGGTGCATGTGAGGGCAGCTCCCGGATTTTCCTGGTTACACACGAAGCCACTGTGAACACTTTTGCCATGTCTCTTCTGCACGTGCTTGATgatttctggaggctagaagatCCCGTAGAaggagaattgctgggtcaaagg gaGAGGAGACTTCAGGAGAACATCTGTTCTGAGACCTCACTTCAGGACCTAGGAGTGACATCCTCCAAACCCTGTCTGGGTTTCTGCTTCCCTGGAATGGGCTTGGAGAAAGCAGAGGAGATAGGACTGGGAAGCCTAGAACTCTGGGGCTACGAGGGAGCTCTGGCAGCAG GGACccactcctccaggaagccttccctgaccaccccgGGCTGGGTCATCACTTCTCTGTGCTACGCCTGA
- the LOC118147130 gene encoding uncharacterized protein LOC118147130 isoform X1: MPGLWEEVLITHCAPGSWTGQMSSPPICNHCCECPPLADEEAKVQSGTQTIPPDSQTQTGLSWSRKPCSILGPGPQHSVQEMGSKAPSRKKKEPRRPGRGSSLFSTCGCGVLNAEVSQARTRRCILEMALAVGACEGSSRIFLVTHEATVNTFAMSLLHVLDDFWRLEDPVEGELLGQRERRLQENICSETSLQDLGVTSSKPCLGFCFPGMGLEKAEEIGLGSLELWGYEGALAAGTHSSRKPSLTTPGWVITSLCYA; this comes from the exons ATGCCGGGTCTCTGGGAGGAAGTCCTGATCACCCACTGCGCACCAGGCTCGTGGACAGGGCAGATGTCCTCTCCTCCAATCTGCAACCACTGCTGTGAGTGCCCTCctcttgcagatgaggaagcaaAGGTTCAGAGTGGTACACAGACGATCCCTCCAGACTCACAGACACAGACTGGACTGTCATGGTCCAGAAAACCCTGCTCCATCCTGGGTCCTGGGCCACAGCACAGCGTGCAGGAGATGGGGAGTAAGGCAccatcaagaaagaagaaagaacctcggaggccaggcagg GGCTCCTCTCTGTTCTCCACATGTGGCTGTGGCGTGTTGAATGCAGAAGTTTCACAGGCACGTACCAGACGCTGCATTCTGGAAATGGCTCTGGCCGTTGGTGCATGTGAGGGCAGCTCCCGGATTTTCCTGGTTACACACGAAGCCACTGTGAACACTTTTGCCATGTCTCTTCTGCACGTGCTTGATgatttctggaggctagaagatCCCGTAGAaggagaattgctgggtcaaagg gaGAGGAGACTTCAGGAGAACATCTGTTCTGAGACCTCACTTCAGGACCTAGGAGTGACATCCTCCAAACCCTGTCTGGGTTTCTGCTTCCCTGGAATGGGCTTGGAGAAAGCAGAGGAGATAGGACTGGGAAGCCTAGAACTCTGGGGCTACGAGGGAGCTCTGGCAGCAG GGACccactcctccaggaagccttccctgaccaccccgGGCTGGGTCATCACTTCTCTGTGCTACGCCTGA